The following is a genomic window from Etheostoma spectabile isolate EspeVRDwgs_2016 unplaced genomic scaffold, UIUC_Espe_1.0 scaffold00003770, whole genome shotgun sequence.
gatgatttttttattcctctttttaatcaactttagcatgggtatgtaaacttatgagcaccattgtatatattgtatattgtgtatatgtacatactCTACATACAAAAAAATCCTTTCGTCTGAACCAATAACCGAATGCTCATCTAAAACGGACGTGGTAGCAGGATGTTCCGTTGgtctgtttgtgtttaatgTCCGTTTCCTCTTGTGTATCGTATTTGTTGTGCACAGAGCCCCACTCTCACCACGGAGAAGAAGATCATGGACACTCGCACGCAAGTGAGGAGTCACGTGACCACGGCCACTCCCATGGTACGCAGCAATATCCTTTTAGCTAATGTATCATTCAGTTAGTGTTGTTAACGGGTGATTTCAGGTAACAAATAGTCAACGAAATGTACAAAAGCCAAACACAACTGTATACTGGATTCAGCAGAAGAAACATTCAtcttttagttagtttttacTGTGCATTTATGTGAAAACTTGACTTTGGCCTCATAGGTTGGTTAACAACACATCATAGTAAATCACCTTGCATCCAATACACAGCACAACATGCACGGCACAGGCAACCATAACAGTGTGAGAGGGGGATACACATTTAGCAAAGTTATCGCATTTGGTATGAAAGACTTTTTGTAAAGGTTCGTGGTTGCTGCGGCGGCTCTGTAGCGTCTTCCTGAGGGCAGTTTTATGAATTCTTTAAGAAGGGGATGAACAGAATCAGAGTTTGTGTGGCGTTTTGGTTCATCTGCAtgttatacagtacatgcatccCAGTTATTTCTGCTCTTTCCCAAAGACATACTCATGCTCATACCATGCAGACATATTACACGTTTAAACACTTTCAGCAATACGGCGCTTTAAATAATAAAGTATTCTGTATTGGCTGTAAAACTTAAGATAAAGTACAATCAACAAAAAGATCCTAAATATATTTAAACTACCCTACAGCTTCAATGGGCTGGTATTAGTCAAAACGGGTGGAAAACAATGACCGTCAGTATGTACCAAACTCTATCCACATGTATCCCAGCTTTAACCAGCGCTGATTTGTCCTCTGCCTGCACAGGAGCCGCCCACGGTCACATGATGTCAGTGGGTTTGTGGGTTCTCGGTGGGATCATCGCCTTCCTGGTTGTGGAGAAGTTTGTGCGGGCCCTGAAGGGAGGCAGCGGCCACGGACATTCCCACGGCCACTCGCATGGTACGGCGCTGGAACTTCTTCCTGACAGAAGACTTTTTTCATtgttatacagtacataaagtaTTCATCTGCAGGACAAAGTATTCATTGCCCCTGAAGTGAAAGTCTCCAGTTTCTAGCATGTGTTATCTTGTATATTTGTATGTCCAGTATATATTGACCTGAAGGACTTATGAACGTAGAAATGGTCATTAAATCGGCCTCTGTAGCCACTACTCGTAATCTCAATAGTTGATCTGCAGACGGGCCTAATTTGAACTTTATGTCACATTTCAGATGCTCCCAAGGAGAAGGACAGTGATGGAGAAGAAGataaggaaagaagaagaagaaagaaagcaaagacAAGAAGGTGCCAAAGAAAGAGGAGACACAGGAGAAGAGCACAGGTGAACCATACCTAGATCTGCACAGATTTAACACACAGCTCCCTCTGCTGGTCAGGTACTGACCTGCAGTGAGGTGACGCATCACGCAAGATATTCACAATTTAAAATCATAAGCAGATAATTCCCAATTAACTTGCTGGTTTGGCAGAATAGAAGTGACCTATGCACATTTATTACCAGAGGCTCAGACTTGTGCCCCATTTAATTTGTCTgcctaaattaatttttttcaagtttATAAAACATTACCTATCTGCCCTGAAACATCCCTACAATCTAATACAATGCTACTTTTTTTAGAgcttctgaaataaaaatgtaaaactcagTCAAGGGTAAAACATGGAGTCTTTACTATGTAGAGTTCGGTAGTTTGTTTGATTGATCTGATATTGGTTATTACAGTCCGCAATTAGACTTTTATTATGGTAATGTGGTAGGTAAAAAGTACTTACAGCTAACTTTTTGCGGGTTCAGATCTTAATGTTAACGTTAACctgctgtgtttaaaaaacaaatatgggCAGGTTGCTCCCTGCTTGTAGATTGTACAACAGaagaatctcttttatatccaCGCAAAATTGGTATTGCAACTGAATTTTCCTTAACCTAATTGATATTGAATTGTATctcaaatgtaatgtaatcgAATCATAACCCTGTGAATCAGAATTAATTTGGGGAATCCTTGACGATGCCAGCCCTACTTATGAAGCGCGTTTCACAGAACTCTATAGCCTCTTTCCGACCACGTGGTTATAGgaacagtccacttctaaatagctctactaactactctcccccaaagcgttttttttccatttgctttTGCGCTGGCCAAGTGGCCATAGGAACTGACCTTTTGTTATTATAACACAGCCGTCTAACCACCACTATGCGCAACTGTGGCCAGAGGAACTTaataatccccaaattggtccagtcAGAACACGAGAAAAAAGCGTTCTAAGAACGATATGTTATTGGAACTGCAACAATCCCTCCTGTCGGAAAAAGTAGctaaagacactttacagtaaaaccactACAGTAGGCACGTTCATGACAAGTGAACAAGGTGGTTTTGGATTCAGCACAACTCCAGTTATCTGGCACTGAAAACACGTGTTCTTGGGTTTCATTAAAACACGTGTCAAccatttatcatcatcatccagCCTTTATTTGGCATGTAGGGGAAGAATGCTATTGACAGTCATGTGCCCGCAGGTGCAGCTGGCACCGTTGTGGTCAGAACGTCGTGACCTCTTTTTAACAGAAACCGCTGATATATAACTATGGAAGTGTTTCCCGATGCGTTGTCCTAATGGAGGCTGATCAACAGTTTGCTTATACATTCTATAAACTCGTAACCTAATTTATTCTCCAGTCTCTCAGCAAGGGGGAGCTGGGAGCAAATTGTAGGATTTTAGCCACCCTTAAGCAAGATGCATGACCaaataattacaattttttaatGCAGAATTATTTGCAAAGAAATGTTTCAATGAAACAGAAAGATTGTGTAAAAATGAAGAAGGAAATGAGTGAAATGCCCTGACGTCTGTGGCATTTTCCTTTATAATTAATGTTTGTTTATCTGTGTCTTGTACTTTTCCCCCGGTCCCTTGCTCCTGCAGCAGTGTGAATTTGCCCATTGTGAGATTAATAAAGCAtttgtaatgtacagtatgtaatcaAATGGGAATCAGAATTGATTTGGGAGATCACTGGTGATACCCAGACCTATTTTATAGAGCGCTTTTCACTGAACTCAGACACACTTTACAGAAGAACCACTACTGTAGGCACGTTGATAACAAGTGAACATTGTGAGTGGTTTTGGATTCAGCACAGCTCCGCTTATCTGGCACTGAAAACACGTGTTCTTGGGTTTCATTAAAACACGTGTCAACCATTTATGATCATCATTAAGTCTTTAATTTGCatggaggggaagaatataatTATGTTGACAGTCATGTCCCTACAGGTATGTGCAGCTGGCACCGTTGTGGTCAGAACGTCGTGACCTCCTTTTAACAGAAACCGCTGATATATAACTATGGAAGTGTTTCCTGATGCGTTGTCCTAATGGAGGCTGATCAACAGTTTGCTTATACATTCTATAAACTCTTAACCTAATTTATTCTCCAGTCTCTCAGCAAGGGGGAGCTGGGAGCAAATTGTAGGATTTTAGGCACCCTTAAGCAAAATGCATGACCAAATacaggtttacatttttattatgctAAATTATTTGCAAAGAAATGCTTCAATGAAACAGTAAGATTGTGTAAAATTAAGAAGGAATTGAGTGAAATACCCTGACGTCTGTGGCATTTTCCTTTAtaattattgtttgtttatctgtgtCTTGTACTTTTCCCCCGGTCCCttgtgaatttccccattgcGAGATTAATAAAGCAtttgtaatgtacagtatgtaatcaAATGGGAATCAGAATTGATTTGGGAGATCACTGGTGATACCCAGACCTATTTTATAGAGCGCTTTTCACTGAACTCAGACACACTTTACAGAAGAACCACTACTGTAGGCACGTTGATAACAAGTGAACATTGGGAGTGGTTTTAGATTCAGGACAACTCTGTTGTCGGCCATCTGAAACTGCAAACACGTGTTCTTGGCCTTTATTAAAACACGTgtcaatcatcatcatcatcaaggcCTTCATTTGCATGTAGGGTAAGAATGTAATTGTGTTTCTTCCTGTGAGCTGAAACGTGCGGTTCTTTTGACTTGTCAGTCATGTCCCCGCAAGTATGTGCTGCTGGCACCGTCAGAACGTTGTGACCTCCTAACAAACGGCTGATTCAATCCTACAGAAGAAGTTTTCAGCCATTCTGCACTgctttaatatgcaactcaattgtatacaatatatatgCGGTAGGAGGTCCctactcactctctctttcagctTAGAGGTCCCGGTCTAAAGGATGTTGAAGACCTCTTCTGTAAGCTTTGACCTTAGTTCTTccttctctccactgacagacatcAAGGTGTCGGGCTACCTCAACCTGGCAGCCGACTTCACACACAATTTTACCGACGGCCTGGCAATCGGAGCGTCGTTCCTGGTTGGCCCAGCGGTTGGCGCCGTCACCACGCTCACCATCCTGCTGCACGAGGTCCCGCATGAGATCGGAGACTTTGCCATCCTTGTCCAGTCCGGCTGCACCAAAAAAAAGGTATCTGACTGCTCGGGCTTCAGTTCATGTGCTGTACGTCAACTAAAAGCACAAGGAATCTTTGGGTCACAGAGAATCAGCACgagcttttttaaaagtgtatgAATGAAGTTTATCAGCCCAGTATTGAATAGACCCAGTCATCAACATATATGGACCCCCACCCTCTGCTATCTGCACGGTGATCCCCCTTCTCTGATTGGTCACTACAATTCACTGTTGATGTTAAAACTCAGTTCAAACATGTTAACATTTGAGTGACAAATCATCAAAGTTTGAGCTGAGGCCCAATtgtaggggaaaaaaaatgaaattagtGAAAAGCCCTAAAGTCTGTCATCTATTTTTAATAAGTATTCTCTTtacgtactgtatatttatttgtttgttcatCTCTGTGTCTTGTAATTTCCCCCCCATCCCTCGCTGCTGCAACAgtgtgaatttccccattgtgggattatGTTAGACTGTAGTGAAATATCTTCTATCTTTCCCATCAGGCCATGTGTCTCCAGTTGCTGACTGCCCTGGGAGCTCTGGCCGGCACAGCTTGCTCCCTATTGGCCGAGGGCGTGGGCGCGGCGGCGACCGCCTGGATCCTGCCGTTCACGGCCGGCGGCTTTGTTTACATCGCCACGGTCACCGTGCTGCCAGAACTGCTGGCGGGCCGCTCCAGCTTCGGCCAGTCTCTGATGGAGATTCTGGCGCTGCTGTTCGGGGTGGGCATGATGGTGCTGATTGCCGAGTACGAGTGAGACGCAGCCGAGTGGACGCAGAGGGTGAAAAGGTCAAACGGTCgggggagaaaagaaagaaaagctggTTTTAAAGTAGAGTTCAAGTAGACGGTTAAGTCAGGGGTGTggtttctctccttttttttattaattatgttTTGGGACAAAATCCACCTCCTGGTGGCAAATGgctgatttttgatttttttttttttttttttttttttgggttactgtctcttttttgtcttcttaAAAAGCGGCACAGACTGAGAGCTGGATGGAAACAACCTGATGGGGAAAGGTTTTTCGAGGACGGCTGTGTTGTTCGTTAAGGGCCTCCCATCAGGACTAGAGGAGAAATCCTTTCTGTCCAGTGCCAGAATTCACTCACCGCTTTTACCACGCGGATCAATCAGCTGCAGCTCTACTGCAGCGTAAACGGACGGCCAGGTTTCCTTACAGAAGTGGCTTAAAGCAGATTCATCTTCCAGCCATAACACCACATTTTCTATCGTTTTGCAGGTGGTTGGTACATCTCAGAGTCAGTCAGTGAAAGAGCAGAGAAAGCGATGGACTGGCTCGGTTGTTCTCCCTGCAGTGACCTGCTCACTAACAcgtgtttaatgtctgtttcaTTGGAGAAAAATTAGTCTTAATGTTTTACATTccacaaaataacagtaaatgtcGTGGCTTCTACAAATGTACTCTCAAATTATTAAAGCCTTCATGAAGGGAAATGTTTCCTAAACAATCTATTGTTTATTTCCAATGCTAGGATAATACTGACAGCTGTGATGAACATCTCCGATAACGCTTCATTGTTTCCAGTGATTACTTTTCAGCATATTCTCTAACAACTTAATACTTGAAAATGTATTGTACTGTGATAATGATAATGTACATGGTTGAATGGCCTGTTTTTATTTAGCAAGTTAAAAATTCACAGAGCTGACCACAAGAGGGAGCAGTAGATCCTTCATTTTTAAGGTTTAAGAGTTTGTGTAAAGGATACAGTATCTGACAGATAGATTACACAAAGCGTGCAGCATTATGAAAACTATGAAAACATTTAACCACATGTCAGGCAGGTTAAGTGTCACGCCCTCGCTGCTAATGTGTTTCATGTTGCTCTGCTTC
Proteins encoded in this region:
- the LOC116676811 gene encoding LOW QUALITY PROTEIN: zinc transporter Slc39a7-like (The sequence of the model RefSeq protein was modified relative to this genomic sequence to represent the inferred CDS: inserted 1 base in 1 codon; deleted 2 bases in 1 codon), whose protein sequence is MGCIRLLALTLATSAVLLLASHSTTAHSHSHGDHGHGHGHHHHGHSHGEDDHEDVKMFHGASKWSAEANIPLQEEEHHGHAHDHGHAHDHGHAHDHGHAHDHGHAHDHGHAHDHGHAHGHAHGHAHGHGHAHQDAEDIVRVHKEESGHAHSTRERVKREAEGEXRDTVELWTQAIGATLLISAAPFLILFLIPVQSNSDQHQNLLKVLLSFASGGLLGDAFLHLIPHALEPHSHHGEEDHGHSHASEESRDHGHSHGAAHGHMMSVGLWVLGGIIAFLVVEKFVRALKGGSGHGHSHGHSHDAPKEKDSDGEEDKKKKKKESKDKKVPKKEETQEKSTDIKVSGYLNLAADFTHNFTDGLAIGASFLVGPAVGAVTTLTILLHEVPHEIGDFAILVQSGCTKKKAMCLQLLTALGALAGTACSLLAEGVGAAATAWILPFTAGGFVYIATVTVLPELLAGRSSFGQSLMEILALLFGVGMMVLIAEYE